One window from the genome of Cucumis melo cultivar AY chromosome 10, USDA_Cmelo_AY_1.0, whole genome shotgun sequence encodes:
- the LOC103489315 gene encoding lipid phosphate phosphatase 2-like — protein sequence MAWLKNFLSFFTFRSSSRRFRELDPSAHTIKSHGAKVAKNHLHDWLILLLLVVIEVVLVSIHPFYRYVGKDMMTDLKFPFKDNTVPVWSVPLYAVILPILIFLIVYIRRRDVYDLHHAILGLLFSVLITAIITDAIKNGVGRPRPNFFWRCFRNGIEAYDRTGNVICNGKESEIREGHKSFPSGHTSWSFAGLGFLAFYLSGKMQAFDGKGHVAKLCPVFLPLLVAALVGVSRVNDYWHHWQDVFAGAIIGLVVSAFCYLQFFPPPYNDNGWGPYAYFIAQEEFHRSRSSSGNATQAVTIVDLPMAEPTVNGNNNNNTHFEPTPFHNQTYDQMEMGARQ from the exons ATGGCTTGGTTGAAGAATTTTCTGTCTTTCTTTACTTTCCGCAGTTCCTCAAGGAGATTTCGG GAATTAGATCCTTCTGCACATACAATAAAATCCCATGGAGCCAAAGTTGCTAAGAATCATTTACACGACTGGTTGATTCTTCTACTTCTCGTTGTGATTGAAGTGGTTTTAGTGTCAATTCATCCATTTTATCGCTATGTGGGAAAAGATATGATGACGGATCTTAAGTTTCCCTTTAAAGATAATACAGTTCCTGTTTGGTCTGTCCCT TTGTATGCTGTTATATTGCCAATTTTGATATTCTTGATCGTCTACATACGGCGGAGGGACGTTTATGATTTGCACCATGCCATTTTAG GTCTTTTATTTTCTGTGTTGATTACTGCTATCATCACTGATGCTATTAAAAACGGCGTAGGTCGCCCTCGGCCGAATTTCTTTTGGCGTTGTTTTCGCAACGGAATAGAG GCATATGATCGAACGGGAAACGTGATATGTAACGGGAAAGAGAGCGAAATAAGGGAAGGACACAAGAGTTTTCCAAGTGGGCATACTTCAT GGTCATTTGCAGGGTTAGGATTTCTTGCCTTTTACCTATCTGGAAAAATGCAAGCATTTGATGGGAAAGGACATGTTGCAAAATTATGCCCTGTGTTTCTTCCTTTGCTTGTTGCTGCACTTGTCGGAGTTTCTAGAGTCAATGATTATTGGCACCATTGGCAAGATGTTTTCGCTGGAGCCATTATAG GATTGGTGGTTTCGGCCTTCTGCTACCTTCAATTCTTCCCTCCTCCTTATAATGACAACG GATGGGGTCCATATGCTTACTTCATAGCACAAGAAGAGTTCCATAGAAGCAGAAGCAGCAGTGGCAATGCAACACAAGCTGTGACCATTGTTGATCTGCCAATGGCAGAACCAACAGTAAATggcaataacaacaacaatacaCATTTTGAGCCAACACCTTTCCATAACCAAACCTATGACCAGATGGAAATGGGGGCAAGACAGTAG
- the LOC103489312 gene encoding RNA polymerase II degradation factor 1, with translation MTEPPPPPPTQTIPPAVSPHLNYPESLDSSPRSRNTDTWDEPLAPGPLASRLRLMCSYGGHIVPRPHDKTLCYVCGETRIVVVDRHTSLSDLTARLSKTLLNGRPFTLKYQLPNEDLDSLISVTTDEDLENMIDEYDRTASNSSNPSAKPSRLRLFLFPIKPDVSQSIGPILESSTSSDDWFLNALNGAGLLNRGFSDSASVNCLLGLDDDVGVNNLDSGPREADGSQPGSFGNGKGGKQDVHSVPDSPMIETTSSFGSTSSSPSLANLPPIRVHVEDSGNNGAVGAGVVRVQDQKLGIEEQFSQMSVGQKQQDEAFTALSSPPPLPTTIVVSAAGSAIPVSSAAGLVVGEYTNRVISDDERSDHGAPVGHRKPLPPQPQSLPPQLQQKSSGLVDIPSPDSVSSDSSLNNPMSRSKPVMYQEQVHQIPSSAVRLPGSPADPKVNFPDQNARVHIQQQVQESGYVLHSQYDQHQHQQLQQQQPQQQPQQHPPQPQQFIHAGAHYIHQHPSGAVQIPAFFPVYSPQHHHHPHQIEQQYPVYYLPARQGQAYGNLPVQQSTISESATAIPPGRPQTPPNPTLVTTAAYNHMRNPPIAKTEMAANAFKQTTTTPQSLVQVPTTQHQQQYVGYNQGYSHIQHPSQSVPPTSATANYAYEFSDPAHSQIYYTQPLPPSQYQAMPAAAVMLPENSAQLPTDNIKQQMRTSQPL, from the exons ATGACGGAACCACCGCCTCCGCCCCCAACTCAAACGATTCCGCCGGCGGTGTCACCTCATCTTAACTATCCGGAGTCGTTGGACTCATCTCCGAGGTCTCGCAACACCGACACGTGGGATGAGCCTCTTGCACCCGGCCCACTCGCCAGCCGTCTCCGTCTTATGTGCAGCTATGGCGGCCATATAGTCCCTCGCCCTCACGATAAGACTCTTTGCTATGTATGTGGTGAGACTCGGATCGTGGTTGTCGACCGTCATACGTCTTTATCTGACCTTACTGCGCGTTTGTCGAAGACGCTTCTTAATGGTAGGCCGTTTACCTTGAAATATCAGCTTCCGAATGAGGACTTGGATTCTCTCATTTCTGTTACCACCGACGAGGATTTGGAGAATATGATCGATGAGTATGATCGGACGGCGAGTAATTCGTCTAACCCTTCCGCAAAACCCTCGCGACTTAGGTTGTTTCTGTTCCCGATTAAGCCGGATGTTTCTCAGTCGATCGGGCCAATTCTTGAGAGCTCAACTAGTTCTGATGACTGGTTTCTGAATGCTTTGAATGGTGCCGGTTTGCTCAATAGAGGTTTTTCCGACTCTGCGTCGGTAAATTGCTTGCTAGGGCTTGATGATGATGTCGGTGTTAATAACCTGGATTCGGGTCCGAGGGAGGCGGATGGTTCTCAGCCTGGGTCGTTTGGGAATGGTAAGGGTGGAAAACAGGATGTTCATTCCGTTCCTGATTCGCCGATGATCGAGACGACGTCGTCATTTGGTTCTACCTCTTCTTCGCCTTCTCTGGCGAATTTGCCGCCGATTCGGGTTCACGTGGAGGATAGTGGCAATAACGGTGCGGTTGGTGCTGGTGTAGTTCGAGTTCAAGATCAAAAGTTGGGAATTGAGGAGCAATTTTCACAGATGAGTGTTGGTCAAAAGCAGCAAGATGAAGCTTTCACGGCACTCTCTTCACCGCCTCCTTTGCCTACAACTATCGTGGTTTCTGCGGCGGGCTCTGCAATTCCTGTGAGCTCAGCTGCCGGATTAGTTGTAGGAGAATATACAAACCGGGTAATCTCCGATGACGAGAGATCCGACCATGGGGCGCCGGTCGGACACCGGAAACCACTACCACCTCAGCCACAGTCTCTGCCTCCCCAATTGCAGCAGAAGTCAAGTGGACTTGTTGATATACCTTCCCCGGATTCGGTGTCAAG TGATAGTAGTTTGAACAATCCGATGTCTCGCTCAAAACCTGTGATGTATCAAGAACAAGTTCATCAAATCCCCTCTTCAGCTGTTAGGCTTCCTGGCAGTCCAGCAGATCCAAAAGTCAATTTTCCGGATCAGAACGCTCGAGTTCATATTCAACAACAGGTCCAAGAATCAGGATATGTGTTACACTCTCAGTACGATCAGCATCAACACCAGCAACTTCAGCAACAGCAACCACAGCAACAACCACAGCAACACCCACCTCAACCACAGCAATTCATACATGCTGGCGCACATTACATCCACCAGCACCCATCTGGTGCAGTTCAAATTCCTGCATTTTTCCCTGTATATTCTCCTCAGCACCATCATCATCCCCATCAAATTGAACAGCAGTATCCAGTCTACTACCTGCCTGCTAGACAGGGCCAAGCTTATGGCAATTTGCCAGTACAGCAATCTACCATCAGCGAGTCTGCCACTGCTATTCCTCCTGGCCGGCCTCAAACCCCTCCCAACCCAACTTTGGTTACAACTGCAGCTTATAACCACATGAGGAATCCCCCTATTGCAAAAACTGAAATGGCTGCTAATGCATTCAAACAGACAACTACAACTCCTCAGTCGTTGGTTCAGGTTCCCACAACTCAGCATCAGCAGCAATACGTTGGCTACAACCAGGGTTATTCTCATATTCAGCATCCATCCCAATCAGTTCCACCTACATCCGCTACTGCAAATTATGCCTACGAATTTTCGGATCCTGCTCATTCTCAGATATACTATACTCAGCCTCTTCCACCTTCTCAGTACCAAGCCATGCCAGCAGCTGCTGTAATGCTGCCTGAAAATTCTGCTCAGCTTCCCACTGACAATATCAAGCAGCAGATGAGAACTTCGCAACCATTATAG